TTCGCCCAGATCAAGCTCAAAGTGGGAGCCTCGCTGCAGGATGACATCCGACGTGTCCGTGTGGCCCGCGAAGCAGTGGGCCCCGACATCAAGATCGCCGTTGACGCAAACCAGCGGTGGGATGTGCAGGACGCCATCGAGTGGATGGCACATCTGGCGCCCTACGACATCGCCTGGATCGAGGAACCCACCAGCCCGGATGACATTCTGGGGCACGCCGCCATTGCCCGGGGCGTGGCACCCATCCCGGTGGCCACCGGTGAGCACGTGCAGAACCGCGTGATGTTCAAGCAACTGCTGCAGGCAGAAGCCATCGAAGTACTCCAGATCGACGCCGCCCGGGTGGGTGGAGTGAACGAGAACATAGCCATCCTCCTGCTCGCGGCGAAGTTCGGCGTCCGGGTCTGTCCGCATGCCGGCGGGGTGGGATTGTGCGAAGCGGTACAGCACCTTTCCATGTTTGATTTTCTCGCCGTCTCGGGGAAAAAGAACGACCGTATGATTGAGTTTGTGGACCACCTCCACGAGCATTTCGTTACCCCCGTGGATGTGCACGGAGGCTGCTATTGGCCGCCGTCAGCACCTGGCGCCGGTGCCGAAATGCACCGGGAGTCGCTGGCCGCCTACAGCTTTCCCGACGGCGCCACGTGGAGCGGTGACGTGCCCTCCAGCGAGCTTTCGGCTGGAACTGTCAACGCAACGGCGGTCCCTGCAGTCACCATCCCGGAGCTCGCCCGGAACGAGGCCGCGCTCGATGTCTGAGACCATCGTGCTGCACACGCGGCTGAAGCCCGGCGCGGCCCAGGCCTATGCGGACGCGCACGCCGCCATACCCGGGGAGCTCGTCGCTGCCTTGAAGGACGCCGGCGTCAGCAACTGGCGGATCTGGCAGAGCGGCCAGGAACTGATCCACCTCGTGGAAGTTGACGACTACAAGGCCATGCGCCACGAGCTTGCCACGAATCCCGTCAACATTGCTTGGCAGGCGCGGATGGCCGACCTGCTGGAGATCGAGGATGACTACAGCGGCAACGACTCAGGCCTTCCGCTGGTGTGGGAACTGCCATGAACACTGAAATTACTTCAGGCGCGGGCACTCTTACTCTCGGCAGGTTGGGCTTCGGCGCCGCCGGGATCGGCAACCTCTACCGGGCAATCCCGGACAGCAGGGCAACGGCGACAGTCGAAGCCGCCTGGGACGCCGGCATTAGGTATTTTGACACGGCTCCGCACTATGGCCTTGGCCTGTCCGAGCGGCGCCTGGGCTCCGTGCTCATGGGCAAGCCACGGCAGGAATTTGTCCTGTCCACGAAGGTGGGGCGCCTTCTGTCGCCCAAGCAGGGCGTACTGATGGGCGGCGCCGGCAAGGATGACGGGGTCGCTCCTGGAGGACCACGGGACACGGAAGGGTTCGACGTACCTGCCACCAGCCGCCGGGTCTGGGATTTTTCCGGGCAGGGCATCCGGCAAAGTATCGAGGAGTCACTCGAACGGCTCGGCCTGGACCATGTGGACATCGCCTACCTTCACGACCCCGACGTCCACGACCTCGCCGGTGGCATCCGTGACGGACTGCCCGCCCTCGAAAAACTGCGTGCCGAAGGGCTCGTCCGCGCCATCGGCGTCGGGGTTAACTCGGCGGAAGCTGCCCTTGAGTGTGTGGAAGCGGCGGACCTGGATCTCGTGATGCTTGCGGGCCGGTACACCCTGCTCGAGCAGCCCCGGGTTCCGCTACTGGAGAGGTGTCTGGAGAAAGGCACCGGAGTAGTCAACGTCGGGGCCTACAATTCCGGGCTCCTGGCCCGGCATGACGTATCCGATGACGCGCACTACAACTACGGGCAGGCGCCGTCGGCTCTGCTGGAACGGGCCCGGCGGCTCGCCGCCATCTGTGGCAGCTTCGGAGTGGAGCTTCCGACGGCGGCGCTTCAGTTCGGCCTTCGCCACCCTGCCGTCGTCAACGTGACAGTCGGGGCCACGTCTCCCGAGCAGGTCCGGGTCAACGCCGGACGGATGGCTGAGGAAATTCCTGCAGAACTGTGGAATGAGCTGTCACGCCAGGGGCTGATTCCCTCATGATCGACTCTCATCTTCACCTGTGGGAGTTGCCTCCCTCCGCCGGGCAGCCCGACGCCCTGCAACCCGATGGTCCAGGCGCACCCCGGCGTGCCTACTCGTGGCTGGGCCCCCAGCATGGACCCCTGTTCCGCAGTTTCGGGGAAGCCGAGGCCCACGAAAACCTCGTGCAGGCGGGAGTCCGCGGAGCTGTGCTGGTCCAGGCAGACGACACCGTCGCGGACACGGACGCCATGCTGGCCGCCGCCGACCGCAATGACTGGGTGCTCGCCGTCGTCGGCTGGATACCGCTGGAACATCCGGAGCTGGCGGAAGCGGAGCTCGAGCGGCTGGGGCGGAAGCCGAAGTTCCGTGGCGTCCGCCACCTGGTCCACGACGACCCGCGGGATGACTTCCTCGAGCTGCCGGAGGTCCGCGAATCACTGAAGCTGGTCGCTGACAGGGGGCTGGCCTTGGATATTCCTGATGCCTATCCCCGCCATCTGCAGCGTGCCGTCACTCTTGCACGCGAACTGCCGGAACTTACGGTGGTGCTCGACCATCTGGGCAAACCTCCGCTCACGGACGCCATCGCAGCCGGCAAAGGGCCTTCTCCGGAACTGGACCGCTGGCGCCGGGAGTTCCGTGCACTGGCCCAGTTGCCCAACACTGTAGCGAAGGTATCGGGGCTGCACTTGCCCGGACTCGAATACACGGCCAAGGCGCTGCGTCCCCTGTGGGAGGAGGCGCTCACGGCTTTTGGCCCGGAGCGGCTCATGATCGGGATGGATTGGCCGGTCAGCACACTCGGCGCGCCCTACGGTCGCACCCTGGAGGTGCTCCTGGAACTTGCAGCCGACCTGGATCCGGCGGACCGGCATGCCTTCCTTGAAGGTACCGCTACCCGGATCTACAGGTTGCCCCAGCCATCGGAATCCGCGCAGCCGGCATCGGAAAACCCAACCAAGCAGGACGAGGTGAAAGCATGACGACGGACCAAACACCGCTGTTGTCCGTGCGTGGAGTAGGGAAGACCTTTCCCGGGGTCAGGGCGCTGCACAACATGCACCTGGACCTGCGGCGCGGAGAGGTGCTCGCGCTCGTGGGGGAGAACGGCGCGGGCAAGTCAACGCTGATGAAGCTGCTCTCGGGGATTTACGTCCCGGACGAGGGAACATTCGAGCTTAATGGGGTTGCCTTTACGCCTGCCGGACCAAAGCACGCCCAGGAACTCGGTATCAGCATCATCCATCAGGAGTTCAACCTGATGCCGGACCTCACTGTGGCGCAGAACATCTACATCGGCCGCGAACCACGCCGCTTTGGAATGCTCAGCGAACGCGCCCTCAACCGGAAGACCCAGGACCTCTTTGACCGGATGAGCCTCAAGCTGAACCCCCGCGAGCGTTGCGGCGGGCTGACAGTAGCCAAACAGCAGATGGTCGAGATCGCCAAGGCCCTGAGCCACGATTCCAAGGTGATCATCATGGACGAGCCAACGGCAGCCCTGAATGACGCCGAAGTGGCCACCCTTCACGAACTGATCCGCGGGTTCGTGTCGCCGGAGACAGGGGTGATCTATATTTCGCACCGGATGGATGAGCTCAAGCAGATATCCCAGCGCATCACCGTCATCCGCGACGGCGAATACGTCGACACCGTGGACACTGTGGAGACCACCATGCGGGAGGTCATCTCGCTCATGGTGGGCCGAACGATCTCCGGTGAGCAGCGGCCGGCCGAGGAAGGAACGGACCGTCCCGACGACGTCGTCCTGTCCGTCGCGGGGCTCAGCACGCCTTCCCTGCTGAAGGACGTCAGCTTCGACCTGCGCCGGGGCGAGATCCTGGGCTTTTCCGGGCTGATGGGGGCCGGCCGGACCGAAGTGGCGCGGGCCCTGGTCGGCGCGGATAAGGCAAGCTTCGAACAGCTGCAGGTCAACGGCGCGGACGTAAGGATTCCCAATCCCGCAGCCGCCGCCAAATTCGGCATCGGCTACCTGTCCGAGGACCGCAAGCATCTGGGTCTCATGCTGGAACGGGACGTCAAGGAAAACATCATGCTGTCCTCGCTGGCTGAAAACTCATCGGCGGGGTTTATCCGCGATGCATCGCTCCGGCGCACGGCCGATGAATACGCCCGGAAGCTCAGGATCAAGACGCCCTCCATCAGGCAGCTGGCCAGGAACCTTTCCGGCGGCAACCAACAGAAGGTGGTGATCGCGAAGTGGCTGGTCAAGGACTGCGACATCCTCATCTTCGACGAGCCCACCAGGGGCATCGATGTAGGAGCCAAGGATGAGATCTACAGGCTCCTCAACGAGCTGGCGGCGGAGGGCAAGGCGATCATCATGATCTCCTCCGAACTGCCCGAAATCCTTCGCCTCTCCCACCGGATCGCAGTCATGTGCGAAGGGCGAATCACCGGGTTCCTTACCAACGCCGAAGCCACCCAGGAAAACATCATGGAACTTGCGACCCGGCGAGTCTCCATCACCACAGGAGCACCAACCTTATGAGCATCATAGAAACCCCCAAGCCGAAAGAGTCCAAGGCGCCAACTGCCCCGTCCTCACCTCTCCGGGTGCAGGGACTGACCTTGCGGCTCCGCTCGTCCCTCCAGCAGCTCCTGGCCTTCGGGTCGCTGATCGTCCTGGTGGTCTTCTTCGGCGTCATGAACTCACGGTTCCTGCTGCCCGGCAACCTCTCGGACATCCTGCTCTCGACCGTGGTTATCGGCCTGCTGGCGCTCGGGGCGACGTTCGTCATCATCACCGGCGGCATCGACCTCTCAGTGGGCACCGGCATGAGCCTCTGTTCAGTGATGGTGGGCGTCGTGCTGACCTACCTGGGCCTGCCGTTGTGGGCCGGCGTGGTGGGCGGAATCCTGATGGGAGCGCTGATCGGGGCCGTGAACGGCTTCCTGATCTCCTTCCTGAAAATCCCGCCCTTCATCGCCACCCTGGCCACCATGCTTGTCTGCCAGGGAATGGCGCTGGTGGTCTCGGGGACCAAACCCATCTATTTCACCGGCACCGAAGGGTTCTCGAACCTCGCCCTGGGCAAGCCCATTGCCGGGCTGGTCATTCCCAACGCCGTCT
Above is a window of Arthrobacter pascens DNA encoding:
- a CDS encoding aldo/keto reductase, translating into MNTEITSGAGTLTLGRLGFGAAGIGNLYRAIPDSRATATVEAAWDAGIRYFDTAPHYGLGLSERRLGSVLMGKPRQEFVLSTKVGRLLSPKQGVLMGGAGKDDGVAPGGPRDTEGFDVPATSRRVWDFSGQGIRQSIEESLERLGLDHVDIAYLHDPDVHDLAGGIRDGLPALEKLRAEGLVRAIGVGVNSAEAALECVEAADLDLVMLAGRYTLLEQPRVPLLERCLEKGTGVVNVGAYNSGLLARHDVSDDAHYNYGQAPSALLERARRLAAICGSFGVELPTAALQFGLRHPAVVNVTVGATSPEQVRVNAGRMAEEIPAELWNELSRQGLIPS
- a CDS encoding L-fuconate dehydratase, translated to MSVITAVETFDIRFPTSKELDGSDAMNPDPDYSAAYLIISTDAGDGLEGHGFVFTIGRGNEVEAAAIDALRPHILGHNVEELLADMGASWKLLVHDSQLRWLGPEKGVMHMAIGAVINALWDLKAKRAGLPLWELLAGLSPEDIVALVDFRYLTDALTPDEALEILRRAEPGRAERKARLLTEGYAGYTTTPGWLGYSDEKLARLAKEAVADGFAQIKLKVGASLQDDIRRVRVAREAVGPDIKIAVDANQRWDVQDAIEWMAHLAPYDIAWIEEPTSPDDILGHAAIARGVAPIPVATGEHVQNRVMFKQLLQAEAIEVLQIDAARVGGVNENIAILLLAAKFGVRVCPHAGGVGLCEAVQHLSMFDFLAVSGKKNDRMIEFVDHLHEHFVTPVDVHGGCYWPPSAPGAGAEMHRESLAAYSFPDGATWSGDVPSSELSAGTVNATAVPAVTIPELARNEAALDV
- a CDS encoding amidohydrolase family protein; protein product: MIDSHLHLWELPPSAGQPDALQPDGPGAPRRAYSWLGPQHGPLFRSFGEAEAHENLVQAGVRGAVLVQADDTVADTDAMLAAADRNDWVLAVVGWIPLEHPELAEAELERLGRKPKFRGVRHLVHDDPRDDFLELPEVRESLKLVADRGLALDIPDAYPRHLQRAVTLARELPELTVVLDHLGKPPLTDAIAAGKGPSPELDRWRREFRALAQLPNTVAKVSGLHLPGLEYTAKALRPLWEEALTAFGPERLMIGMDWPVSTLGAPYGRTLEVLLELAADLDPADRHAFLEGTATRIYRLPQPSESAQPASENPTKQDEVKA
- a CDS encoding sugar ABC transporter ATP-binding protein → MTTDQTPLLSVRGVGKTFPGVRALHNMHLDLRRGEVLALVGENGAGKSTLMKLLSGIYVPDEGTFELNGVAFTPAGPKHAQELGISIIHQEFNLMPDLTVAQNIYIGREPRRFGMLSERALNRKTQDLFDRMSLKLNPRERCGGLTVAKQQMVEIAKALSHDSKVIIMDEPTAALNDAEVATLHELIRGFVSPETGVIYISHRMDELKQISQRITVIRDGEYVDTVDTVETTMREVISLMVGRTISGEQRPAEEGTDRPDDVVLSVAGLSTPSLLKDVSFDLRRGEILGFSGLMGAGRTEVARALVGADKASFEQLQVNGADVRIPNPAAAAKFGIGYLSEDRKHLGLMLERDVKENIMLSSLAENSSAGFIRDASLRRTADEYARKLRIKTPSIRQLARNLSGGNQQKVVIAKWLVKDCDILIFDEPTRGIDVGAKDEIYRLLNELAAEGKAIIMISSELPEILRLSHRIAVMCEGRITGFLTNAEATQENIMELATRRVSITTGAPTL
- a CDS encoding ABC transporter permease; its protein translation is MSIIETPKPKESKAPTAPSSPLRVQGLTLRLRSSLQQLLAFGSLIVLVVFFGVMNSRFLLPGNLSDILLSTVVIGLLALGATFVIITGGIDLSVGTGMSLCSVMVGVVLTYLGLPLWAGVVGGILMGALIGAVNGFLISFLKIPPFIATLATMLVCQGMALVVSGTKPIYFTGTEGFSNLALGKPIAGLVIPNAVFIFFAAATIAGVVMSKTLLGRYTFSIGSNEEATALSGINVRSWKLWIYTAAGAFTGLAGVIIAARLNSAQPGQGMGYELQAIAAVVIGGTSLAGGKGSIVGTVIGALIMSVLTNGLRVISVPQEWQNVAIGVVILVAVYLDMLRRKEAAT
- a CDS encoding L-rhamnose mutarotase, yielding MSETIVLHTRLKPGAAQAYADAHAAIPGELVAALKDAGVSNWRIWQSGQELIHLVEVDDYKAMRHELATNPVNIAWQARMADLLEIEDDYSGNDSGLPLVWELP